The DNA region TGGAGCCTCCTGGGACAGAGGGACCCTGTCTGGGCTCTCAAGCTGTCCCACCACCCACCTGAGGTCTGGAGCTTCCTGCGGATGGAGGCAGAGCGACTGGAGAgctgccccgggctgggggATGCATGGCCCCGGCCAGGTGGTGCTGCAGGACCCGGCGAGTCAccctgggaggagaggggacacagccccagggtCAGGCCAGGCCCCAGAGAGGGGAATGGGGGCAGATAGATCATGCCTGGGTAGTGGTGTCCAAATGTTCTCAGGGTGTACCATGGGGCTGCTGCAATacagggcttggaacagccAAGGTGGCAGCATTGGCTGGACACTGCAGTTTGGGGATAACCTGCATCCCACCAGGTGATTGTCCCCAACTGGGGCGGCTCTAGGGGAACATGCAACTGCTCTGAGGACCACATGTGGGGGCAAAACAGGGGCAATCCCTGGGGTGAGGGCGAAGAGGAAGGGCACCAGCAGTGTCTTGAGTACCTCCAGGTGCTCCTGGCTGGGccaggagcccagctcagccttgcGGGAGACAGGACCCAGCTCCACAGAGCGAACCCTCTCGGCAAACTTCAGGGAGCACAGCGTCTCGCTGGTGTTCTTCTCGGCAGGGGAGACCTGtgctcagggaggagcaggCACAAAGTcaccctggcagctgcctgtgcacCCGGGGGCTCCCCCCTAgaaaccctgctgctgctggccggTGAGATGCTATTATTAACCTGCCCCTCCCAGGCTAGCCCCGTCCATCCGTGCCTGAGCCAGTGTCTGAGCCAGCTGGATTCCCTGTCACCAACTGCCCCAGTGCGAGGAGCAGCCGGGAATAGCCGTGGCAGGTGCAGGGGCTCAGGCAGCCCCCCCAGGGCTCAGTgtgggtgccagcagctgggagtggggggtcacagggcaggggtggagaaGCTACCAGAGCTTAAAATCCTCCTAGAAAAAGAGGGGATGGGGAGACGACAATAAATGAAGAGATTGTATAATCTGCTGCCCATAGGGATAGCatccctgtgcaggcagggagggcaggattGTGGACCTCCAAGTTAATTCCCCATTCCTTGGCCTTGTCTAGGGTGCAGAGACAGGGAGAGAGCTGCTACTGGCACCACGATGGCAGACTGCTCACCCATGGGTGAGCCCCGTCCCTTGATTCCAGCCTCCCTCCCACCTGCCTCAGCACTGGGGCGAGAAGGGGCTCAGAAATCAGTGACTGGCTGTGGGGATACAGGCACCGGGTGCCCAGCCCCTACCTGCACCATCATGAGGGTCTTGCTGTCACCGCTGAGCGAGTCCTGCAGCAGGTAGGTCAGCTTGGAGTTGCGGAAGGGCACGTGGCCCTGCCGGGAGCGCAGGGCGTAGATGACATCGCCCAGGGCCGACAGGGACTTGTTGATGTGCTGCGCCTCGCGGAGCCGGCTGCCCTCCGCGCCCGACCGCCCGACCCGCTCCGAGCCTGCCAGGTCCACCAGGTTCAGCTTCCCTGAGGACACACAGCCAAACCCCACCGCTGGCATCAGTGCCCAGCCCTACACACCCCCGGGATGCCACAGCCCCGGTGCCTCGGTGAGGGTTGGCTGCGTGACACCCACCTGTGGTGCGGAGCCCCGTGCTGCGGTCGAGGCCGCGGACGGTGACGATGAGGAGGGCGTGGGAGCGAGAGCTGTGCTCGTTCAGGTTGGTGCACTCTGTCACCCGCTTGATGTGGCCAAACTCGAAGACCTGAGGGAGCCCGGGGAGTTGAGGGGGTGAGGCCAACCAGCCTCAGTCCCACCACAAGTCCCCTGTGATCCAGGGATGGCCGGGGATGTAACCTGAGCATCAGCCCCCCACGGGGTGCCTGGCCCAGCAGGGTAATGACCGCTGTCAGGTCTCAGCCTGGGTGAGAGGGAGGTGACAGGCAGGGCACTGCGGTGACAGCCGCACCCCACTAATCCCTCAGGAACTCTCTGGGCCCCAcgcttttatttttaaccccCTGTGGCTCATCCCATGGGACAGTGACCGTCACATCACACCCAGGGACCTATTTTGGTCTTGGTTACTCCCCATGGCTTCAGAAATGCTCCCAAATCCAGGAGTCACGCACCAAAGACCCCTCCCCAGTTCACTGcacccctgctgccaccctccTGTGCCCGCTGCCCCCATCTCCCCACACCTTATTGATGTCCTCCACGCTCTGCACCCTGAACTCGGTGAGTCCGGGCACGTAGAGCTGCCCACTGCCATCAGGGCACAGCTTGatctccagcttctcctgcGGCTCCTTCCCCAGCAAGTCCCTGGGCAAAGGGGCACTCGTTATCATTCCCTTCCCAAGGGAGTGCTGCCATCCATTCCACggctcagggctgtgtgccaacactgccagagcagccatctcttcccaggaaagctgcacATCCTATTTATAGACCTCAACTCTCTTGGCTCCCATGTGCCTCCTCTCACCCAGCTCGGACCCcgctcccatccctgctctgggttATTCTCACGGAGGAGAGCCCAGGCTCCTCCCCTCCTGTGGCTGGaccaggaaggaaaatatttctcatgcTTTCAGCTCCCAGTTACAAATTCCTAAACATAGTGTctgtgggcagggaaagggggagaagGGGATGCCCCCACTGCTGCATCAGGGCCAGAGAATGGGAGTGATGGTACAGCTGGGAGCCTGGGTGAGCACGATGGAGCTCATGGGAAGGGCAGCGTGcaccaaataaattaaaaataaatccttgcaGGGCCAAATGCAGTGCCAAGAGCCCTGAGACAAGCTGTGTGGCCTAGGAAGGGGTGGAGGGATGTGGGGGAGAGCAGCATGGGGTAATGTCCAAAAAAgcttcttccccctccccataCCTGAGTGCCTCGTTGTAGatctcagcagcactgacagtgATGGTGTAGTCCCAGTCGGCCGCTTTGCCCCGCACCTCGGagaagaggagctgcagggcccGCTGGTTGATCCCTGGGTTTGCTGCCGTCCCCTGAAGGATTGAGGTGACAAACGGGGAAGAAACACCCTTTGGCATTTTATTCTGTACTTTTTCTGAGCAGAAGCAAAGCTCAGGGGGATGTTGTGGAGCAGCAGTGACCATCACAGGTGCACACCAGGTCTGAGATGGCCACCAGTCTGGCTGACGGAGactgggcactgcagggtggGAAATCGAGGAAGAAGATGGAAACAAAGCCAAGCAAACTCACCTCCATCGTGTAGGTTTTTCCTGCCCCTGTCTGCCCATAGGCAAAGATGCAGACATTGTAGCCATCAATGCAGGAGGTGACCAGGGCTTGAACCTCCTGAAACACCTGGAGGAGACAGGGGAGAGTGAGGAGAAGGTGGCTGCCTCCCCCTCTCACACCAGCAGTGGACTGTAGCACCCACCTCCTCCTGGGATGCTTGTGGGGGGAAGACTTTATCCAGCTCGAAGGACACTTGCTTCCCCTTGTGCAGGAGGTGCAGGACAGCGTCATCGTCAGCATCAAAGGTCACAGCGTTGGCTGCCTCGGGACCGTCCCCGTCCTCTTTTGTGATGGGGCGGACTCGCCCGAAAACACGGATATTTCCTTGGAGGAGAGAAACAGGGAGTCAGCCATCAAACACGGGGTGGGCTGAAGCATCCTGCAGCCAACCAGCCACCTTATGGGGATACTCctgtgtccctcctgtcccaccTCAGGGACACCACATGCCGCACACCTTTGAGCCGCACCAGCTCGTTGTGACACTTCTTGCGGAGCTGCAGCTCCCGCCGGTACTTGCGCAGCAGCTCCCGGTTGGTGCTGTGCACCTCCTCGATGGCCTGGCTGATCTGGGGACAGTGGAGACCAGAGGCTCAGCGAGCTCCCAGCACTTCCACCCCGCACGGAGGGGTGCTGGGTGGTGGTCCCTGGCGGGCTCACCTCAGCCCTGGCGCTGCGCAGGGTCTCCTGGAGAAGCAGGGGGAAGTCGCGGACCTGACGCTTCAGGCTGTTGTAGTCGTGGGTGAGGGTGCGCAGCGCCGGCTGCAGCGTCAGCAGGTTGGTCCGGACACCTGCAGCCACGAGGCACGGTGAGGGGCAGACGATGACACCCCAACACCAGTCAGGCAaccctgccagccccctgcACTCTCCTCACCTGCCAGGTTCTCATGCACTGCCTTCATCTCCACCTGGGCACGGGAAAATGCCTCTTCAATGGCGTggttcttctcctcctccattgCCTGCATCTCCTCCAGCATCTGCCCATGGGCTCGCTCCAGCTCAGCCTCGTACATCATGATCTGGGAGAGGAGCAAGTGGGGGATGACACTGAGTGAGCACCCACCTGCTGCCACACCATGTCACCTGGCAAgcaccaggcaggcagagaaTGTGGGGAGAGTCACACTCAGACCTGAGCTCGGAGCTGAGCCTCCGTCTTCTGGgagttctgcagctgctgctccatctcctTCAGCACCTGCTTCTGCATCCCCACCTGTTCCTGCAGGTACTGGTTTCGGGACTGGGTCTCGCACAGGGCTTGTTTTACCTTGGCTGACTCCACCTCCACCGTCTTGATGATGTACTGCAGGGGAAAGCACCCACAGATGGGGTGTACTGGGGAAACAGCACCTGAAGGGCCTGGGATGGAGCTGTTGCTGGCCCAGGGGGAGATAATTTAGGAAATCATGGTGCTGTGCTGATGTGATCAGGGTAGAGAGACAGGTGGCACTTGCAGGACACCTATCAGGCACTGTAAGGCATCCAGCCCAACCAGGAAAAATGGAGAGCTCACCTTaatctgctggggctgggacttGAGGCTGGCGATGGTCTCCTGGCTGTCCCGCAGCCGCCGGCTGAGccgctcctcctcctcggcTCTCTCAGCCAGGGAGTCCTTGAGCCGCAGCTCCACCTCAGCCAAGCGGTTCGTCTTCTGCTGCACCTCCAGGTCCAGCTCCACCAGCTTGGCCCGCGCCTCCTCTGCTTCCcgctgcagctgggacagctgctcctgcagctcagcgTTCTCCTGGCAAAGGACAGGACAGCCAGGCCCACGTCACCCATAGGTGCCCATCACCCTGccaccaccactgccaccaccGGCGGCTCACCTGCAGGTGGGGGCAGTCCCGGCACggtgcctgctgctgccgctgcagCTCCCGCAGCTCCCCCTCCAACGCTTTCATCTCCTGCCGCAGGCGCTCGTTCTCGGCCGCCAGCAGGTCCCGGTGCTTCTCTGCATCCGTGCCACCCTGCGCCGGGAGCGGATGGGAGAGGACATGGAATCTCCACGCACCTCAGGGGCCCCAGCCCTCACAGATCCCCCAGCCCACTGCATGAAGCAGCCCCCAGTGTGCCATTCCCAGGGAGTCCCTGCCTGCCCTTTGGGAGTCACAGCCTGCTGCATTGATgagcctcctgctgcccccagggagccccagcccACAGAGGGGCTTTCACTTCCCACCACAGGGTGACAGCCCCAGGGTCACCAGTGCCACATTGCTTTGGAGATAAAATCCCACACTTTTGTTCCTTAGTGTCTCTTAGCCTGCACGGTCCAAACTGTGACCCTGGGGAGGTTTAATCCATCTCTGCCCACCCCGTGTTCCCTCTTCCTCCTAAGCTCCAGCATCCCTCAGGGCAGTCCCATCCCAGTGCAGCTCACCAGCTCCGAGCGCAGCCGGCTGAtctcctgtgcctgctccaggagcttTGCCTTCAGAGTTTCCACCTGTCAACACAGACCAGGTTAACCACGAGGCATCTCAACAGCTTTTGGAGGAGACCCCGCGGTGCCGCCCCAGCCACCAACGTCCAGTCTGGCTCACACTTTTGTTATGCTTTAATTTTCCACCTGGCTCTGAGCGCCTGATTCACATGAGCAGATTTAAATGAGCATTAATGAAAGCTTTGCTTTGACCTTGTTCAACCATGGGTATAATTTGTCCATGTTGAGCACTAGCAGAaaccattatttaaaaaaataaaaaggcatcATCTTtggagaagggagaaaacaaacccaTCCATAACTGTGTTTGAAGAGCCAGAAGTGTCTTGTCCTGCCCTCACAACCAGCTGTGCTCTAccttctctatttttctttctaggaAAGTTATCTTGGTACAAGGAGGGAGCAAGAGCTCTCCAAGAAGGCCACATGTCTGAGTCCCATGGGATGATGCTCTCCATCAACCCCCATCTGGCCATCTGCCCATCTCATGGGACcaggctgccctccctgcaAAACCAGGTGGATCTCAATAACCCTCAATCTTCTTTTTTGCAGAGACCAGTGAGGCTCTCCCAAAATCTGCGGTTATTGGaataaacagcagcagtgaatgCTTGGTGAAGCCAGCACTCTCATGGGCTGTGTCATAGTGGGGTTTACCCACCTGCTCTGTCCCTCACTTGACCACCATCCCCCAGATCCCAGCCTAGCTCCCAGTTTTCCCACTCCAGAAAGCCACCAAAGCCCTCTCTGTGACACGCCTGGATATTGCCCCATCCCAATAACCAACAAGCAACTGGCTCTCCATGGACCATAATTTAGGAACTGCTGATTAATAACCAATGCAGATGTGCTGACATGGGGCTGTAATTATTCTGGTAAATTATTCAGCCACGCCCTTGCAGAGATGGCACCAGAGTGGGCAGCCCCTCCGTGTGCCCTGTatttggcacagctgggagctggagcacccCAGCTACAGGTGGGgaagggcagctgctcccagccaggatCGGGATCCCCCTCCTTCCACAGCAAAtctccctggctctggctggggGCCGAGCGAGCGCCCAGCGCCTGAGTGGGAAAACCCCATTTCCATATCCACTGAGGGAGATTATTAAGCTATttttataagtatttttaagGGAAGGGAGGTACTGAGAAGAAAAGAGTCGCGGCTTGTTCCGGGAAAGCCGCCAGCCCGATCAGTCGGCGCACACGCCGCAGCCTGCCCACCATTCCCTGTGCCGCGGCGCCCAAAAACGTCAAGGTTCCTCCTTCCCCTACCTGCTCGGGCATCTCCAGCTGCATCCTGCTCTCTGGACGTGACAGGGACTCCTTGGCAGCTGGATCTGGCTTGAGCCGTGGCCCGGCCATCCCAGAGCTTGGGAAGTTTGGGCCAGCTCTTCGCTCCGGCCGGCGCCGGCTGCGCTTGCTGCCGAACTGGCGAGCGCACGGCCAGATCCCGCTGCGCTCACGCTTGTGTCATGCAGAGCATGCCAACCAAATGCAGGACAATTACCTCCTCCTTTTTGACACCCGTGGAACAAGCAGAACCTGACTGTAACAGCTTCCACAACAGCCACATGCAAATCTCTTTACGAGCAGCCAAAATTTCCATGTCCCTGAGACGACCCAAGTACTCGTGCTGAGGATGTGCCTGCATCAGTGCaggaggtggttttggggggggcGTGTCACAGTGGCCAAAACCTGTCCCTTCTGTGCCTTCACATTCACTTTCCACCGGCTGAAAGTCACTAAAATTAAGCTGCTAGGTCAGTCTAACACACTGACCCCGTGGCAGGATCCTGTCCTGAGTGGATGGATGACTGGTGCAGAGCTGCATCCTGATGCCCAAAGCCCTCCTGGCCACATCATGGCCACAGAGCCACACACCCTTGTCAGCACTACTGCAGTGTCACTGGGGACTGCAAGCATCCCAAGGAAGGCACAGCCAAAGCTGGTGCTCAGGAGCACCCAGCGAAGAAGGTGCTCAGTGATGGAGATCCTACACTCCTTCCAAGTGCAGCCATCACTAACTgccacagagctccagccaaGGCACAGTCTGAGGCAGAAGACCTTGACGAACCCACCTGTGTCACTCTGTCCCCACCATACCTGGCcttgcagctggagagagagggagagctcGTTGTTCTCCTGGGCAGCgagcttctcctgcagctccagcagctcctcctgcagccgcAGCTTCTCCTTCTGCAGATGTGCCATGGAGGCCATCACCTCCTGGATCACGGGGAAGGGCCGGGCCGTGGACAGGCTGGCGCGTTTCCCACCGCAGAGCCTCCCTCCTGCAGCGTGAGCAAAGATGGAGCTGCTTAGGACACAGCCAGCTCGCTGGGGAGCAGAATGCCAGCCGTGGGGAGTCCCCAGGGGCCGAGCTGCAGATGGGAATGCAGGAAACTGGACTTGCACAAGTCCCAGAGAGGCAGCGACATGTCAGAGGTGCATCCCGAGCGCCAAGGTGCTCACCAGAGCAGGCCTGGCTAACGGTGGGGTCCAGCTGGGTGGGAGCCAGAGGGatctgccaatgccagcagagCATCCCAGGCCACAACACAGAGCACCTGCCCACACCAGTGCAGCATGACCCAGCCCCATCAcacactgaaatgctgctgcctcaCTCAGATAACAACTGCCCTCAGCACGACGCTGATTCACCCCGGCATCCTTTCTTCTGAATGAGCAGGTGCCCGTGGAAAAGCAGTGTGTGATCATGTCATTAAAGTCTGCGTCATTACACACAAACATAATGGAAGCAAAACTTAAATTATACAGGTACCCTGAATGGCCATACTGCCTAATCCTTGTGCGTTTGGCTTTCTAACCTTCCTAGTATTATTTTAAACATCACTTTCTGCATGTTAATAGAGCCACCAGTGCTGACAGAAGCCAACCTGGCCGTACATCAGAGCCTACCAAATGACCCGGTAGTTCCCAAAAAGCAATGAGCTGGCGTGACTCATTCCCAGTGTGGGATGAGGCGGCAGCGCTGACGGTCAGGATCCCGGCTGCCCGGcgcccttccctgcctgccgtggatttcagctgctgccaccagaaACCTGAGGtttcacaggcaggagctgccgcTGGGATtcactgtgctgcctgcaggaagaTGCTGCCTGCTTCATGGGAAACGTCCTGGGTGGAAAAAGACAGACTTTTTTGTCTGTGAGTCAGATTTTCTATCCCTAAATGGAGTTAAGGAGGCAGCGTAACCCTCAAAAAGATGAAACTCTGGGACCAAACCACAACTCTGCTGCTGACTGCACGCCATGGGACTTATCCAGCAGCGGTTCCAGAAGTGATCAACAGGTTTTGTcttcctgccatgggctggaCACCCCAAAACAGCACTGTCAGGCGCTGGCTTGTCTTTCTTTCCATGCTgaaagctcagcccagctcaggcagaGAGCACCATGGTCTTCTCTTTAAAATCAACACACaaagaacccaaacaaaaaacaaaaatcccgCCCTGAAGTCTCCAAAGTTGTCAGGAATGCCAGCTTTCACCCCGGGGAGTGTGCAGGAGTAAGACAAAATTCCAGGAAGCACCAGGCTCCTGTGGACACAG from Motacilla alba alba isolate MOTALB_02 chromosome 11, Motacilla_alba_V1.0_pri, whole genome shotgun sequence includes:
- the KIFC3 gene encoding kinesin-like protein KIFC3 isoform X4 encodes the protein MITSRTAWHLGSGPSGAAWKTKDLAPDGRGQDGLGAGGGAGASPRAPLLPALLHHKILSVSWPDTANPRGLCRALQALRDTTCKRREEPRPRAPAPATEEPPAAPREAAAAAAVQAASTMNLEKAGGRLCGGKRASLSTARPFPVIQEVMASMAHLQKEKLRLQEELLELQEKLAAQENNELSLSLQLQGQVETLKAKLLEQAQEISRLRSELGGTDAEKHRDLLAAENERLRQEMKALEGELRELQRQQQAPCRDCPHLQENAELQEQLSQLQREAEEARAKLVELDLEVQQKTNRLAEVELRLKDSLAERAEEEERLSRRLRDSQETIASLKSQPQQIKYIIKTVEVESAKVKQALCETQSRNQYLQEQVGMQKQVLKEMEQQLQNSQKTEAQLRAQIMMYEAELERAHGQMLEEMQAMEEEKNHAIEEAFSRAQVEMKAVHENLAGVRTNLLTLQPALRTLTHDYNSLKRQVRDFPLLLQETLRSARAEISQAIEEVHSTNRELLRKYRRELQLRKKCHNELVRLKGNIRVFGRVRPITKEDGDGPEAANAVTFDADDDAVLHLLHKGKQVSFELDKVFPPQASQEEVFQEVQALVTSCIDGYNVCIFAYGQTGAGKTYTMEGTAANPGINQRALQLLFSEVRGKAADWDYTITVSAAEIYNEALRDLLGKEPQEKLEIKLCPDGSGQLYVPGLTEFRVQSVEDINKVFEFGHIKRVTECTNLNEHSSRSHALLIVTVRGLDRSTGLRTTGKLNLVDLAGSERVGRSGAEGSRLREAQHINKSLSALGDVIYALRSRQGHVPFRNSKLTYLLQDSLSGDSKTLMMVQVSPAEKNTSETLCSLKFAERVRSVELGPVSRKAELGSWPSQEHLEGDSPGPAAPPGRGHASPSPGQLSSRSASIRRKLQTSGKLRPIPL
- the KIFC3 gene encoding kinesin-like protein KIFC3 isoform X5, encoding MDPMGRGQDGLGAGGGAGASPRAPLLPALLHHKILSVSWPDTANPRGLCRALQALRDTTCKRREEPRPRAPAPATEEPPAAPREAAAAAAVQAASTMNLEKAGGRLCGGKRASLSTARPFPVIQEVMASMAHLQKEKLRLQEELLELQEKLAAQENNELSLSLQLQGQVETLKAKLLEQAQEISRLRSELGGTDAEKHRDLLAAENERLRQEMKALEGELRELQRQQQAPCRDCPHLQENAELQEQLSQLQREAEEARAKLVELDLEVQQKTNRLAEVELRLKDSLAERAEEEERLSRRLRDSQETIASLKSQPQQIKYIIKTVEVESAKVKQALCETQSRNQYLQEQVGMQKQVLKEMEQQLQNSQKTEAQLRAQIMMYEAELERAHGQMLEEMQAMEEEKNHAIEEAFSRAQVEMKAVHENLAGVRTNLLTLQPALRTLTHDYNSLKRQVRDFPLLLQETLRSARAEISQAIEEVHSTNRELLRKYRRELQLRKKCHNELVRLKGNIRVFGRVRPITKEDGDGPEAANAVTFDADDDAVLHLLHKGKQVSFELDKVFPPQASQEEVFQEVQALVTSCIDGYNVCIFAYGQTGAGKTYTMEGTAANPGINQRALQLLFSEVRGKAADWDYTITVSAAEIYNEALRDLLGKEPQEKLEIKLCPDGSGQLYVPGLTEFRVQSVEDINKVFEFGHIKRVTECTNLNEHSSRSHALLIVTVRGLDRSTGLRTTGKLNLVDLAGSERVGRSGAEGSRLREAQHINKSLSALGDVIYALRSRQGHVPFRNSKLTYLLQDSLSGDSKTLMMVQVSPAEKNTSETLCSLKFAERVRSVELGPVSRKAELGSWPSQEHLEGDSPGPAAPPGRGHASPSPGQLSSRSASIRRKLQTSGKLRPIPL
- the KIFC3 gene encoding kinesin-like protein KIFC3 isoform X2, yielding MPGEVHRWDAVTLGLPENHRAWGGNGRDTRGVPGTHGECPGHTGRPQRHSKGQSGEHGEGRPSREGHGEHRGCPVLPGFRPEGPGCPGDAPGAHRSRPGRAGPPLRSPALPPPPPLPGAGRGAPPPPPVGAFTSFRGNECGAELGASVTEVPGKAGTGRGCAGCPAAAAAAPRPRCCCARDPRAMITSRTAWHLGSGPSGAAWKTKDLAPDGRGQDGLGAGGGAGASPRAPLLPALLHHKILSVSWPDTANPRGLCRALQALRDTTCKRREEPRPRAPAPATEEPPAAPREAAAAAAVQAASTMNLEKAGGRLCGGKRASLSTARPFPVIQEVMASMAHLQKEKLRLQEELLELQEKLAAQENNELSLSLQLQGQVETLKAKLLEQAQEISRLRSELGGTDAEKHRDLLAAENERLRQEMKALEGELRELQRQQQAPCRDCPHLQENAELQEQLSQLQREAEEARAKLVELDLEVQQKTNRLAEVELRLKDSLAERAEEEERLSRRLRDSQETIASLKSQPQQIKYIIKTVEVESAKVKQALCETQSRNQYLQEQVGMQKQVLKEMEQQLQNSQKTEAQLRAQIMMYEAELERAHGQMLEEMQAMEEEKNHAIEEAFSRAQVEMKAVHENLAGVRTNLLTLQPALRTLTHDYNSLKRQVRDFPLLLQETLRSARAEISQAIEEVHSTNRELLRKYRRELQLRKKCHNELVRLKGNIRVFGRVRPITKEDGDGPEAANAVTFDADDDAVLHLLHKGKQVSFELDKVFPPQASQEEVFQEVQALVTSCIDGYNVCIFAYGQTGAGKTYTMEGTAANPGINQRALQLLFSEVRGKAADWDYTITVSAAEIYNEALRDLLGKEPQEKLEIKLCPDGSGQLYVPGLTEFRVQSVEDINKVFEFGHIKRVTECTNLNEHSSRSHALLIVTVRGLDRSTGLRTTGKLNLVDLAGSERVGRSGAEGSRLREAQHINKSLSALGDVIYALRSRQGHVPFRNSKLTYLLQDSLSGDSKTLMMVQVSPAEKNTSETLCSLKFAERVRSVELGPVSRKAELGSWPSQEHLEGDSPGPAAPPGRGHASPSPGQLSSRSASIRRKLQTSA
- the KIFC3 gene encoding kinesin-like protein KIFC3 isoform X1, translated to MPGEVHRWDAVTLGLPENHRAWGGNGRDTRGVPGTHGECPGHTGRPQRHSKGQSGEHGEGRPSREGHGEHRGCPVLPGFRPEGPGCPGDAPGAHRSRPGRAGPPLRSPALPPPPPLPGAGRGAPPPPPVGAFTSFRGNECGAELGASVTEVPGKAGTGRGCAGCPAAAAAAPRPRCCCARDPRAMITSRTAWHLGSGPSGAAWKTKDLAPDGRGQDGLGAGGGAGASPRAPLLPALLHHKILSVSWPDTANPRGLCRALQALRDTTCKRREEPRPRAPAPATEEPPAAPREAAAAAAVQAASTMNLEKAGGRLCGGKRASLSTARPFPVIQEVMASMAHLQKEKLRLQEELLELQEKLAAQENNELSLSLQLQGQVETLKAKLLEQAQEISRLRSELGGTDAEKHRDLLAAENERLRQEMKALEGELRELQRQQQAPCRDCPHLQENAELQEQLSQLQREAEEARAKLVELDLEVQQKTNRLAEVELRLKDSLAERAEEEERLSRRLRDSQETIASLKSQPQQIKYIIKTVEVESAKVKQALCETQSRNQYLQEQVGMQKQVLKEMEQQLQNSQKTEAQLRAQIMMYEAELERAHGQMLEEMQAMEEEKNHAIEEAFSRAQVEMKAVHENLAGVRTNLLTLQPALRTLTHDYNSLKRQVRDFPLLLQETLRSARAEISQAIEEVHSTNRELLRKYRRELQLRKKCHNELVRLKGNIRVFGRVRPITKEDGDGPEAANAVTFDADDDAVLHLLHKGKQVSFELDKVFPPQASQEEVFQEVQALVTSCIDGYNVCIFAYGQTGAGKTYTMEGTAANPGINQRALQLLFSEVRGKAADWDYTITVSAAEIYNEALRDLLGKEPQEKLEIKLCPDGSGQLYVPGLTEFRVQSVEDINKVFEFGHIKRVTECTNLNEHSSRSHALLIVTVRGLDRSTGLRTTGKLNLVDLAGSERVGRSGAEGSRLREAQHINKSLSALGDVIYALRSRQGHVPFRNSKLTYLLQDSLSGDSKTLMMVQVSPAEKNTSETLCSLKFAERVRSVELGPVSRKAELGSWPSQEHLEGDSPGPAAPPGRGHASPSPGQLSSRSASIRRKLQTSGKLRPIPL
- the KIFC3 gene encoding kinesin-like protein KIFC3 isoform X6: MLSQEEGGRLCGGKRASLSTARPFPVIQEVMASMAHLQKEKLRLQEELLELQEKLAAQENNELSLSLQLQGQVETLKAKLLEQAQEISRLRSELGGTDAEKHRDLLAAENERLRQEMKALEGELRELQRQQQAPCRDCPHLQENAELQEQLSQLQREAEEARAKLVELDLEVQQKTNRLAEVELRLKDSLAERAEEEERLSRRLRDSQETIASLKSQPQQIKYIIKTVEVESAKVKQALCETQSRNQYLQEQVGMQKQVLKEMEQQLQNSQKTEAQLRAQIMMYEAELERAHGQMLEEMQAMEEEKNHAIEEAFSRAQVEMKAVHENLAGVRTNLLTLQPALRTLTHDYNSLKRQVRDFPLLLQETLRSARAEISQAIEEVHSTNRELLRKYRRELQLRKKCHNELVRLKGNIRVFGRVRPITKEDGDGPEAANAVTFDADDDAVLHLLHKGKQVSFELDKVFPPQASQEEVFQEVQALVTSCIDGYNVCIFAYGQTGAGKTYTMEGTAANPGINQRALQLLFSEVRGKAADWDYTITVSAAEIYNEALRDLLGKEPQEKLEIKLCPDGSGQLYVPGLTEFRVQSVEDINKVFEFGHIKRVTECTNLNEHSSRSHALLIVTVRGLDRSTGLRTTGKLNLVDLAGSERVGRSGAEGSRLREAQHINKSLSALGDVIYALRSRQGHVPFRNSKLTYLLQDSLSGDSKTLMMVQVSPAEKNTSETLCSLKFAERVRSVELGPVSRKAELGSWPSQEHLEGDSPGPAAPPGRGHASPSPGQLSSRSASIRRKLQTSGKLRPIPL
- the KIFC3 gene encoding kinesin-like protein KIFC3 isoform X3, translating into MHTLWVLAGLSVQGWSWGSSRRSRMQAVESIPAHGAQRERRSLEGFCTPMGTMRRLTCGGGCFQKKCPGPGLAWLAPQRCCCARDPRAMITSRTAWHLGSGPSGAAWKTKDLAPDGRGQDGLGAGGGAGASPRAPLLPALLHHKILSVSWPDTANPRGLCRALQALRDTTCKRREEPRPRAPAPATEEPPAAPREAAAAAAVQAASTMNLEKAGGRLCGGKRASLSTARPFPVIQEVMASMAHLQKEKLRLQEELLELQEKLAAQENNELSLSLQLQGQVETLKAKLLEQAQEISRLRSELGGTDAEKHRDLLAAENERLRQEMKALEGELRELQRQQQAPCRDCPHLQENAELQEQLSQLQREAEEARAKLVELDLEVQQKTNRLAEVELRLKDSLAERAEEEERLSRRLRDSQETIASLKSQPQQIKYIIKTVEVESAKVKQALCETQSRNQYLQEQVGMQKQVLKEMEQQLQNSQKTEAQLRAQIMMYEAELERAHGQMLEEMQAMEEEKNHAIEEAFSRAQVEMKAVHENLAGVRTNLLTLQPALRTLTHDYNSLKRQVRDFPLLLQETLRSARAEISQAIEEVHSTNRELLRKYRRELQLRKKCHNELVRLKGNIRVFGRVRPITKEDGDGPEAANAVTFDADDDAVLHLLHKGKQVSFELDKVFPPQASQEEVFQEVQALVTSCIDGYNVCIFAYGQTGAGKTYTMEGTAANPGINQRALQLLFSEVRGKAADWDYTITVSAAEIYNEALRDLLGKEPQEKLEIKLCPDGSGQLYVPGLTEFRVQSVEDINKVFEFGHIKRVTECTNLNEHSSRSHALLIVTVRGLDRSTGLRTTGKLNLVDLAGSERVGRSGAEGSRLREAQHINKSLSALGDVIYALRSRQGHVPFRNSKLTYLLQDSLSGDSKTLMMVQVSPAEKNTSETLCSLKFAERVRSVELGPVSRKAELGSWPSQEHLEGDSPGPAAPPGRGHASPSPGQLSSRSASIRRKLQTSGKLRPIPL